The genomic region TCTGTCCCTGGCAGTTGTTCTGAATGCTCCCAGAGGCAGTTACCAGCCTTGCCTAGCTCCCCTTCGCCCTGCTCATTAGTTCAGCCTGCTGCTATTTGAACCAAAGTCTGACTCCAAACTTTGCTAATGCCTGGTCTTGTGCCATCAGCTGTAAAACTGTAAGTAAACTGCAAAATAGAAGTACTTCATATTGGAGCTCTCTGACCTGCTAAGTCTGTACTTCAAAACGACCCCTTCAAATTTCCAGCTCATTTGTGCTTCTACTGAAGCAATTCTTCCCTTACACAATTCATTACCACATGCTTCGGATACAAAGCAGGGCTCTGACTGTTTCATGAAACTGCTCTGCACCTGGGTCCAATCTGTACCAGCAGATGTGTCTTTACAAACTAGCTTCTCCTTTCCTGTGCTACACAGGTCTTAAGATATTTCTCTGCTTAAACGTTTTTATATGAAGTCTGAGAAAATATTACGTTTGAAACAACACCAAAGGTAAACAGACTTGTAAAAAGTTTTATAAGTAATTTTCCCCTCATGCACAAGCATTCTTCAGGTACAAAGAACTAAAAGATTTCTTGATCACAAGCTGATGATGGCTTTCTCCTGTGTAATTGCTCTGCAACCTCCACAGAACATCATGTGTGACAGGGATCAGCAAGCACTAGAGCAGCAAGGCCTCTGATCCCTGTCATTTGTTTTCACACGAAGGCTATTACACATGAATAACAGAGTCCTGGGCAGGAATAACTAAACTTCCAGGTCTATTATTAATTCTTCCAAAGCTACAGAGTCAAGCCAGCTGCCTAGATTTCCCCACTGCAGAGTGAaattccccttcctcctgctcccttcaaTAGACAGATGGAAAAATATGCTTAAGGAGGAAATTGTTACCATTTCAGCAGGAGAATCTGAGTCATCATCTTCACCATCATCTGTTagacaacaaaaattaaaaaaggctgACTACagtgggaaaaaaggaaagcttcaAAACCAAAGACTTTTCAATTAAAGCATACAGAATAAAGCACCGCATAGTATCTCAGATGCGACCATTAGCGGTTTCAGGTACTGCCAATATTGTCaagtaaaaattatatttaattatacTCCATATATGCACTTTTTTTGTTCTAGAGTAGGAGAAAAAAGCGGCTTCTGATAACTACAGCAATAATCAAGCTCCATCTTAGTCCTACACATCTTAGTAAAATAAAGGCTCCAGAGTATGCAGCCAAGTGAACATTCCAACCCAATAAAACCCATAAACTCTGTAATCACCTAACAGCCCTTCCACACTCTTCAGCAATCTTTGGGTTTACATTGAGTGGGGCTGCAGAGTTCTGACATAATTTGGGCTCACATGATCAAAACACGGGTGGATGAAACAACTGTGACAGCCACCATATAGACATAGAACTATTACCACCCCACccttgctttgaaaaattaattttaggagGCACAGGcaggctgcaaaacagagcagctCACACAGGAGAGTTTGTGTTGTCCATTCAGATGGTGTGGAAACGGCTTCAGTTTAACTATTTACAGTACTTGGTGGGCTGTTGCGTTTCATGAGTCAGCTCATCACCACCCGCCCTGACTAGAGACCTCCATCAGGAGGCATGATGGCTCTCTCAACCTTCCCCCCCCTCGCTTGCCGTGGGTTTCACAAGAAAATACGCAAAACACCGGTGCAAGAGGCTTATCCTGCAAGGACGCTGGCTAAGGAAAGCCTTGAGGAGACGCCTCGCCTCAAGTCCTCGTTCCCAGCACCATCTGTCCAGAGCGCCGAGCAGAAATGGTGGGGCTAACACAAACACGAGACGACCCTTCCTCCCGTCAGGCCAGGGACGCGTCTCAAGAGCCAGAACAGTAACTTAATGCCTCAGCAAAAGCACCGGGGGCGGTTGGAGAGGGGCGAGCCCGCGCCCCGCCGTACCCGTGCCGGAGCTGAGGCTAGAGTCGGACACGGCCACCTCGATgctggcgccgccgggccccaGGCTCCGCTCCAGCTCCTCGATCTCCCGGCGGATCTTCTCCCGCTCCACGTTCAGGTCGAGAGCCGCGGGGGACAGCGCGGCCCCAGCACCGGGGGGGCAGCAAGCCCCGGCCGGGCCCGTCCAGCGGGACATGGCGGCGCAGCAGCCTCCCGGGCCTAGGCCGCTCCACCCTGCCGCAGAGCCCGCCCCCTAGCCCTCCGCCCAATCACTGTTGGGCACCGCGGTCAGCTGAGACCCTCCGCACGTGACGCTACCTAGCCAATCGGGGCGGGGCTGGCGAAAAGGCTCCACCGGGTCCCAGCTCCCCGCCGTTAACGGCACCGGCACTACAGACCGCGTCCGGAGGCCGCAACCAGGCTGAATATCAGAAATTAGTTTTTAAGTAATGATTTCTGAGTGAAAGCGAAGTTCTGGGTTTGAGTCCGTTTGGTTTGAGTCACTGTCCGTCCTCTGGCACCTCAGCGATCCGGTCTATGGACCTCAGGAGGTCGGCGATCAGCTGCAGGGATTCAGCTCCAGACACCAGCTGCCTGCAACGGGGAGAAGGGCAGTGTCAGGGGTAGGAGGGAAGGACAAGGCAGACAGGCAGCGCCTTGgtgctgttattttttaaaaaaaatttttaaaaagtggtttttcAAGAAGCCATTTATCTAGACTGAAGACTTCACTGCTTGGAGTGAAGCGGAAAAGTCATAGAGAAATAAAGTCTGAGAGGCTTAGAGAGTCTAATGGTTTCacattaagttaaaaaataagacacattctagttatttttattccCTAAACTTGGAGGAAAAATACCCAGCAGGTAAGTAAGAACATGGATGTGCTGATCTGGCACAGAGAATACAAGAACTCGAGTTTCAATCCTAAAAAACCCACTGGGGACATTTAGTTGTGACCTCGGTATTTAGACAAACGTGGGACAGCGTCAGGAGAGTCATCTTAAAACAACTCACTTTATGGACGACCGGGAGTTCGTTATGATGGTGAGGAGGTTCTGCAAGGCGAGGTCTGCGTTCTGCTTCACTGCGGCCAGGCTCGCCGACTGCCCCGACCTCAGGGCTTCATTCTCCGTCTTGTAATTTTTCAGCTGAACCTAGGAAGGAAACGGCCAAAAACTTGATATGAAAATAACTACAGAACTCCAGCAGATACTTCACAATTTTGAGCAGGGTACAGCAACTAACGAGCAGATCCCATAACCAGACTGCCTAGAGAGAATGTCTTCCCAGCTCTGGAGAGCAGACTTTCTGCTCTCAGACACGAAACTACAGCTAAAAAGCCtttattaaagcagaaaacatcgCGCATTTTCATGCCAGCCTGCTCTGCTTGTTTCACAGAACCATCCAGCGCTGGAGTGGCATATTCTGACTGTGACGGCAGGGAGGAGGCTGTTCTCTGCCCCCGATGCTATCACCTAACACTCCGCAGGCGTGGCTGAACTCTCTCTATTAAGTACTTCTCAAGCTTCTCTCCCTTCTGTCAGGCATGTTCCTGCAGCTGAACCCCCCCTTTGCCCTGTTGTGTTACAGCGTTCACAGGTCCCAAATATCGAATGGCATTTGAACATCACATGAAACTTCAGCAAACTGTCAGTGAAGTACCACACGTGGCAGAGATGAAGTTAACAGTCTGCGCAGAGCTGAAATGTTCTAGTCTAGAACATCTTCTATAACATTTGCTAGGAAAAGTGAGGCGTCATTAaaatttttcagtatcttttttataGGCTCAATTTCAAGGTGTACGCTTTTGGTCCCAGTACATTCGGCAAGACCTTAAATATACTGCTTCGTACCTGAAGTAGTGCATTCTCCTGTTTCAGTTTTGTGgcattgttttctgctttaacaGCCCGTTTCTGAAATAGAATAAAGGTTATTGATACCATAGCAGCGCTTAGGACATACCAGGCAGTTTGAGCTACGCAGGAGTGCATGATTCCAGCATGATATGGTTTGTGTTACAGCCCCTTGTGTTCTGAATGCTTTACGAGATGGGAATGGTGCCCCCAGCCATGTCTGATCAGctgtctcctctcctcccctccccatttttcctttctgatatcTTCAGGTGCTGTCCATCACCTCCAGCCATTAAATTTTTTTCACAGACAAGAGGAAAAGGTACTCAGTATAAATAAGCAAGCCAGAAAAACAGCTCTTAGTTCACATAGGAGGTGCTTACAGAAGACTGCAAAAAAGCAATTGAAGGTGTTGATGAAtctgaaaatagtatttctgcAAAGACCTCCCTTACTGTAGGTAAGAAAAGGAGTTCTGGACTGGGATGCAGTCTTGTTATAAGGGAAAAGTTCAAACCCATGTCAGAGCTGTTTAGTGCTCACATAGGTGACGGAATCACTTCAGCTTCCCTCActcctgggggaggaaggaaaagaaacagagctaCACAGTTTCCACACAAGCTTCTGCTACTACGGCAAACGCCAACACTTACAGTCATCAGCTGGAGATTTTGTTCCACATGCTGCACCATTGCTTCCAAATCCTgcgcttctttttcttctttaattttattttcctcaagcTTTCTTTCAAGCTTCCTCATCCTTAAGAAACAAGAGACAATGCTCAGTAAGACTTGTAGCATTAAATACCTTAGTAAGAAAATTCTAGAGAAGGATCAAGAAACTCATTCATGTtataagaaaaatgaagtctTCCCACAGTAGTACAGTTCTAGGTTGTGGCTCAGGGGACTTCTTTGTTCAACATCCATTAGCGTTAAAGGGAACTATACAGCTGACTGCAGAAAGGCCGTACAGAAAACACGAAAACACGGCTGTTCACAATCAGCCTAGATAAGGATAATTGTGAAACAAACGGTTACCCCATCACCATGGAAGTACCAGCTGCCTCACTGCAAGGAGCAGCACAGTGCAGAGGAACTTCAGAAATTGCCACCCTGGATCAGTCACCGGGTTGTTTAGCCTCAGGAAATTCAACTCCCCCAATATCAAGGTGCtcaccagcaaaataaaaatgcttttcttgcttCCAGGAAAAGAGACTAAGATTCATTATTTTGTTAGTCTGAATCGTTATGAAATGCATCCTGTCAAGCCCTACCCTCATTTCCTAACCACCTAAACTGCATGAAGCGTAAGCACATAGGCACACTCATCAGATGTCAGCTTGCCACTTACTTTCCAAGCCTTTTTCAATAAGAAAACCAGGTTTCTTAAAGCTTCTTAACAAATAGCATAGATTTTGActacatttttattcttaaaagacTTCAACTGTTTCCAGTGAGCATCTCTTCTAAGATAACTCCTTGCTTATGTGGTTACTTTTCCCCGTACTGTTGCTTACGCACTTGTCTGCTTGAGTTTCAGAGAAAATCTGAAGCTTATTGATCTTGCTTCTCAAACTGGCATTCTCTTCTtttagctaaaaaataaaaattctcattaGAAGAAATGAGGGTGTCGTTTCACAATGCTACTAACACTCCAAGACCAGTACCAGAAGAAATATTCAGCTTTAACTTCAGTGCTGGAAAGTCTTGCACTTTCTATTACATTCAAGCTTACTTTCACACCTAGTTTTCCCCTCTCAAAACCATTTTACTTTACTAACCCTGCGGGGCACAGAAATGTGGCACCAAGCAACCAGTGTCGATATGACTAATCAAATGCTGTTAATTCTAAATTAATATGACCTCAAGAGGCAAGAGCATGAGGAAGGCACCTGGGTCACGCCAAAAGCAGTAGGACAGACAAGGTATGGGATCTGACTCATGCTACAGAGTTTTTCAGAGCTAATTCCTTTCCGTAAGCATCTCCAACAAGCTACGACGTATTGCGCAGCCCTTGCTGACAGCACGCTTTAATAACGCTGGAGGCTGACACCAAGTTTCTGTAACAACCCGACACAGGAGCTCAGAACTCGCTTGACAGAAGACCGAGCCCGCAGGCGATGTTTGTGTCCGCCCTGAGAAAGGTGCCAGGCGAGCAGTCGAGATCCTTACCTCCTCGTAACTGGGCTGCCGCAGGGAGTAGAAGCCCGGTCCCGGGGGGGCTCTGAGGGAGGCCACGCTCGGGTCCTCGCTGCCCGCCAGCCCCGTGCCCTCGCAGAAGAAGGAGTCGGTGGAGGGCGAGGCAGGGCCCAGAGGGGCGAGGTGGGCCTGCTCCACGGCCAAGGGCCGGTAGCTCCCGctccattcctcctcctcctcctcctcctcctcctcctctccaagcgGCGCCGGATCTGGGAACAAGAGAGGGCCGAGGCttgggccgggccgcgccgcctgcagagagcagagcagaaaggctgAGGTGAGCGCGGGACGGGCGCCTCATCGCGGCGGGGCCCTGCCCGGGGCCTACCTGTCGAGCGTCGCCCGCCTCCTCGCCGCTCCGGGCCTTGCTGCGGACGAACTCGTGGAAGGAGAAAGGGTTGGGCTCAGCCGatcccgccgccggcagcccccccgccgccataGCC from Chroicocephalus ridibundus chromosome 15, bChrRid1.1, whole genome shotgun sequence harbors:
- the ENTR1 gene encoding endosome-associated-trafficking regulator 1, which translates into the protein MAAGGLPAAGSAEPNPFSFHEFVRSKARSGEEAGDARQAARPGPSLGPLLFPDPAPLGEEEEEEEEEEEWSGSYRPLAVEQAHLAPLGPASPSTDSFFCEGTGLAGSEDPSVASLRAPPGPGFYSLRQPSYEELKEENASLRSKINKLQIFSETQADKMRKLERKLEENKIKEEKEAQDLEAMVQHVEQNLQLMTKRAVKAENNATKLKQENALLQVQLKNYKTENEALRSGQSASLAAVKQNADLALQNLLTIITNSRSSIKQLVSGAESLQLIADLLRSIDRIAEVPEDGQ